A genomic window from Chloroflexia bacterium SDU3-3 includes:
- a CDS encoding CDP-alcohol phosphatidyltransferase family protein gives MSARSIPNLLGFLRILTTPLLFWLVLWGTAGGYIGASVLLLLMAISDMVDGKLARRLNAVSPLGVFLDTTSDKIFVAGAMLPMIETGLLPAWIPFLVIFRDSAVSGLRSYAAAEGHVISAGAWGKQKLVISVVAIIWRLVAATITLYPEAPNWLQLIGNVWPISMGLCVIWTAISGIEYFVKAWPMLSSDITPKVKGDLE, from the coding sequence TTGTCGGCCCGAAGCATCCCAAATTTGCTCGGCTTTCTGCGCATTCTCACCACGCCCCTGCTGTTCTGGCTTGTGCTCTGGGGCACGGCGGGCGGCTACATCGGGGCCAGCGTCCTGCTGCTGCTGATGGCGATCAGCGACATGGTAGATGGCAAGCTGGCCCGTCGGCTCAACGCGGTCTCGCCGCTGGGCGTCTTCCTCGACACCACATCCGACAAGATCTTTGTGGCCGGTGCCATGCTGCCCATGATCGAGACCGGCCTGCTGCCCGCCTGGATCCCCTTCCTAGTGATCTTCCGCGACTCGGCGGTGTCGGGCCTGCGCTCCTACGCCGCCGCCGAGGGCCACGTGATCTCGGCTGGGGCCTGGGGCAAGCAGAAGCTGGTGATCTCGGTGGTGGCAATCATCTGGCGGCTGGTCGCGGCCACGATCACGCTCTACCCCGAGGCGCCCAACTGGCTGCAGCTGATCGGCAACGTGTGGCCGATCTCGATGGGGCTGTGCGTGATCTGGACGGCGATCTCGGGCATTGAGTACTTTGTCAAGGCCTGGCCCATGCTCAGCAGCGATATCACCCCCAAGGTGAAGGGCGATCTCGAGTAG
- a CDS encoding SLC45 family MFS transporter codes for MPSFFARAPRALGKGACAMRDISAQAADTRRPLTTAQQIVLSVYWLATSAHWSAILITLLPLQAEAIGGAEFKGRTLGSILLFGALVSMVVAPFFGAWSDSVRTRWGRRKPFLVVGTICNVAGLLVMANIHAGPGALPIYIATFMWLQLFNNLATAPYTALLPDITPPEQRGSASGWMGLMSMLGTFVGGITGLLLPVVGGVSGAYLMLAAIMLVAMLITVRFVHEPPAPPAAPFRWGVALRGMLAPFRSRDFGWVFFTRFLVILGTFTVQEFIQFFMQDVVGGGSAEHTYTFFGIALASTAAAATSFFIIALLVGAVGSSLVAGKLSDRYGRKIMVYISGGLQALVVLVFALSGRFEVVVLLGVVFGVGYGAYRSVDWALITDVLPNQEEYAKDMGMWHIADTLPQILATPIAGALLDEFQRVGRSNGMPTLGYNVIFAMAFVYFLLGTALVRNVRGAR; via the coding sequence ATGCCATCATTTTTCGCCAGAGCGCCCCGCGCGCTTGGCAAGGGAGCTTGTGCTATGCGCGACATCTCCGCCCAGGCCGCCGACACGCGCCGCCCGCTCACCACGGCCCAGCAGATCGTGCTGAGCGTCTACTGGCTGGCCACCAGCGCCCACTGGTCGGCCATCCTGATCACGCTGCTGCCCCTCCAGGCCGAGGCGATCGGCGGGGCCGAGTTCAAGGGCCGCACGCTGGGCAGCATCCTGCTGTTCGGCGCGCTGGTGTCGATGGTGGTCGCGCCCTTCTTCGGGGCCTGGAGCGACAGCGTGCGCACGCGCTGGGGGCGGCGCAAGCCCTTCCTCGTCGTTGGGACGATCTGCAACGTGGCGGGGCTGCTGGTGATGGCCAACATCCACGCAGGGCCAGGCGCGCTGCCGATCTACATCGCCACCTTCATGTGGCTCCAGCTGTTCAACAACCTGGCCACCGCTCCCTACACCGCGCTGCTGCCCGACATCACCCCGCCCGAGCAGCGCGGCTCGGCCAGCGGCTGGATGGGCCTGATGAGCATGCTGGGCACCTTCGTGGGCGGCATCACCGGGCTGCTGCTGCCGGTGGTGGGCGGCGTGTCGGGCGCATACCTGATGCTGGCCGCGATCATGCTGGTGGCCATGCTGATCACGGTGCGCTTCGTGCACGAGCCGCCCGCGCCGCCCGCAGCGCCGTTCCGGTGGGGCGTGGCGCTGCGCGGCATGCTCGCGCCCTTCCGCTCGCGCGACTTCGGCTGGGTGTTCTTCACGCGCTTCCTGGTCATCCTGGGCACCTTCACCGTGCAGGAGTTCATCCAGTTTTTTATGCAGGATGTGGTGGGCGGCGGCAGCGCCGAGCACACCTACACCTTCTTCGGCATAGCGCTGGCTAGCACCGCCGCCGCCGCGACCTCGTTCTTCATTATCGCGCTGCTGGTGGGCGCGGTGGGCAGCTCGCTGGTGGCAGGCAAGCTCTCCGACCGCTACGGGCGCAAGATCATGGTCTACATCAGCGGCGGGCTGCAGGCGCTAGTGGTGCTGGTGTTCGCGCTCAGCGGGCGCTTCGAGGTGGTGGTGCTGCTGGGCGTGGTGTTCGGGGTGGGCTACGGAGCCTACCGCTCGGTCGACTGGGCGCTGATCACCGACGTGCTGCCCAACCAAGAGGAGTACGCCAAGGACATGGGTATGTGGCACATCGCCGACACCCTGCCGCAGATCCTGGCCACCCCGATCGCGGGCGCGCTGCTCGATGAGTTCCAGCGCGTCGGGCGCAGCAACGGCATGCCCACACTCGGGTATAATGTGATCTTTGCGATGGCCTTTGTCTACTTTCTGCTTGGGACTGCCCTTGTCCGCAATGTGCGCGGGGCAAGATGA
- a CDS encoding tryptophan synthase subunit alpha: MSTIADVFTRCKAEKKLALMPYLMIGYPQRESTLELAPALESAGADMFELGVPFSDPLADGATIQRAAERSLANGVRLPYCLETAATLRQRGLKAPLVMMGYYNPFLQYGVERLCDSAASAGVDGLIIPDLPPEEAAEVGAASRARGLDLICFMAPTTPEERMEQIGKVASGFIYCVALTGVTGARKELWSGLPDFLHRVRQHTDLPLVVGFGISTPEHIQQVGAYADGAIVASALINTLDRLAPEAQVEGAAQFVRSLRG, translated from the coding sequence GTGAGCACAATCGCAGACGTTTTTACCCGCTGCAAGGCGGAAAAGAAGCTCGCGCTGATGCCGTACCTGATGATCGGCTACCCCCAGCGCGAATCGACCCTGGAGCTCGCGCCCGCGCTTGAGTCCGCCGGGGCCGACATGTTCGAGCTGGGCGTGCCCTTCTCCGACCCGCTGGCCGACGGCGCGACCATCCAGCGCGCGGCAGAGCGCTCGCTCGCCAACGGCGTGCGGCTGCCCTACTGCCTAGAGACGGCCGCCACGCTGCGCCAGCGCGGCCTGAAGGCCCCGCTGGTGATGATGGGCTACTACAACCCCTTCCTGCAGTATGGCGTCGAGCGGCTGTGCGACAGCGCGGCCTCGGCGGGCGTCGACGGCCTGATCATCCCCGACCTGCCGCCCGAGGAGGCCGCCGAGGTGGGCGCGGCCTCGCGCGCGCGCGGGCTGGACCTGATCTGCTTCATGGCCCCCACCACCCCCGAGGAGCGCATGGAGCAGATCGGCAAGGTGGCCAGCGGCTTCATCTACTGCGTGGCGCTCACCGGCGTCACCGGCGCGCGCAAGGAGCTGTGGTCGGGCCTGCCCGACTTCCTGCACCGCGTGCGCCAGCACACCGACCTGCCGCTAGTGGTGGGCTTCGGCATCAGCACGCCCGAGCACATCCAGCAGGTAGGCGCCTACGCCGACGGCGCGATCGTGGCCAGCGCCCTGATCAACACGCTCGACCGCCTCGCGCCCGAGGCCCAGGTCGAGGGCGCGGCCCAGTTCGTGCGCTCGCTGCGCGGCTAG
- a CDS encoding methyltransferase domain-containing protein has product MKKLIYIAHTQVGFEEIVAEQLRQEYTGLKVLGTRSVSDKNGMVLFHYDGAIQDLFDLRTIEDLFVQVLSQAGLPPVYAGLRLLTDGVKAAQMEDAFTLIRSLRPGFGGRGGKTRFRVIARQANQASYRRVDAQEAVEKGMKQREDRKWELAEQSAIELWVTMLTNEAIVALRLSDEKMRRHTEKREHLPASLRPSAAAALVWLSRPRPTDVFLDPMCGAGTILIERGEAGRYKQLYGGDIREEAVAATLTNIGPRYKPISIEEWDARSLPLADESVSNVVVNLPFGQQIGSYEENRTLYPAFLQEMSRVVRPAGRLVALTGDMRSFETALRRNTNFTLLRQFSVMVLGRAAAAYLFERN; this is encoded by the coding sequence GTGAAAAAGCTGATCTATATTGCCCACACCCAAGTTGGATTCGAGGAGATCGTGGCCGAGCAGCTGCGCCAGGAGTACACCGGGCTAAAGGTGCTGGGCACCCGCTCGGTCTCCGATAAGAATGGCATGGTGCTCTTCCACTACGATGGCGCGATCCAGGATCTGTTCGACCTGCGCACGATCGAGGATCTGTTTGTGCAGGTGCTCAGCCAGGCCGGGCTGCCGCCAGTCTACGCCGGGCTACGCCTGCTCACCGATGGCGTGAAGGCCGCGCAGATGGAGGACGCCTTCACGCTCATCCGCTCGCTGCGGCCTGGCTTCGGCGGGCGCGGCGGCAAGACGCGTTTCCGCGTGATCGCGCGGCAGGCCAACCAGGCCAGCTACCGCCGCGTGGACGCCCAAGAGGCCGTGGAGAAGGGCATGAAGCAGCGCGAGGACCGCAAGTGGGAGCTGGCCGAGCAGAGCGCGATCGAGCTGTGGGTGACCATGCTCACCAACGAGGCCATCGTGGCGCTGCGCCTGAGCGACGAGAAGATGCGCCGCCACACCGAGAAGCGCGAGCACCTGCCCGCGTCGCTGCGGCCCTCGGCGGCGGCGGCGCTGGTCTGGCTCTCGCGCCCGCGCCCCACCGATGTGTTCCTCGACCCTATGTGCGGCGCGGGCACCATCCTGATCGAGCGCGGCGAGGCCGGGCGCTACAAGCAGCTCTACGGCGGCGACATCCGCGAGGAGGCCGTGGCGGCTACCCTAACAAACATCGGGCCGCGCTACAAGCCGATCAGCATCGAGGAGTGGGATGCGCGCAGCCTGCCGCTCGCCGACGAGTCGGTGAGCAATGTGGTGGTGAACCTGCCCTTCGGCCAGCAGATCGGCTCGTACGAGGAGAACCGCACGCTCTACCCCGCGTTCCTGCAGGAGATGAGCCGCGTGGTGCGGCCCGCCGGTCGCCTCGTGGCGCTCACCGGCGACATGCGCTCGTTCGAGACGGCGCTGCGCCGCAACACCAACTTCACGCTGCTGCGCCAGTTCTCGGTGATGGTGCTGGGGCGCGCGGCGGCGGCCTACCTGTTCGAGCGCAACTAG